The Cherax quadricarinatus isolate ZL_2023a chromosome 43, ASM3850222v1, whole genome shotgun sequence genome has a segment encoding these proteins:
- the LOC128694285 gene encoding uro-adherence factor A isoform X2, with protein sequence MLDGKLQQPRSCLGIRTKLAVTTPSESPAGGEGDNITLDEEKKIALSQLQELEEAIKVRKVTKVDGRKVRWIEYRARKQAAEANQTTLNKKKSHRSKSKPNEEENSENDANVVNNNNNNNKSENTMKVDMATTPLSVVGTNNVLETMKQQFLHGTENGEKARTNGTTQKRKSGRTRKSVNTPERVNSNSNTPQKLSPTETKGTNVNSVTEATTNTSGNSSLTDIALSMPNTPTTLFITEPALVVAPEKPFFCIKSLTKGLREVRKSENGVDGECTTKSDDGKTPGSPPLPALSLVSASALPGEVITDTKSSSALIKTTSKLLSLSARSRSADNTSAKGKHIGGQKGGNKKAGAKAGGRSESEPRNVMNGHTEVLQNGSAEKSSSLDSQMSKPATPNKNKMSKEKSPSNVADLDTRLKRPRGRPPRKVSKISKDSSNPSGKSSKKVKTVVVDVHNSMNGEPQTVIPVSRPVLRGKRVSPTKKISKKAAAVVGDTGGSSTKHLSPSLKLPKAQEELKCKGEKDQKDIQQILPALSSKKRKSLISKNDSEPNLGDKEEKENTSASVCNQTPESSDKTQSTKLVKGIRKSSQKEVPSLPEPGTPNAISLSLIPDKEPKSSKRSRKLEAAQAKNKKTSRNSVRAAVGKKMTSAGGNKKTRSSQARKKNAMKNYTLSQKSKSVSKVISVEKEVSPEKVSPSLKDTTENIPLQEESILPKNSPNEKDKIVFANGTSPIYDSTKAAISQEEIIANQMNSADTDLLLQESSNLPKVQHVENTSRLENNALSETRSTDEATSLLEDNILPEDNFMEKSTSLQKGDASLLEDSVENDNGRLNNSNKEENKSVEDNCVMNNNLAGAKCREELICVQEKNILPKVDNSLAEDEITEVTAIQETNTLPKSEANSLEKETELHEESILPETKSENEDKSQDNNVLLKVESKDNASFQTNSTIPKAESTKEDCTLLRGKSTDETDPAPENTTVSETSYIEKLKSLQKVSSTNNNDPLQKGSNALKEYQTGKSIKNAKESPLQKVIVTLNRNHFQSDNKAYKNQPLPRYLSSSKAHSGKRESQNEKMLLLQEQSPGQDNSLSRICGQVQDNSPKASSQIPGMVQNCSGDSSQIPGQAQTYIFKGLPQISGLIQNYTPKDSFQISGQAQAYTPNDLSQVSGRAQNYTPSEEERLSQTDRSLHKNSPIRRGNMPETDSFVLKDRLPGKNDSDQVKCSVPKGVTSPKDNPKDGGSAQRYMSEKDNLSLKDKHHGKNYSDYVKCSVPKGVASPKDDPSNKGSAQRDNHMPKNAAAQTNNLWETYSQAPLKSFIQRSIHVQEFYMKTHSSSPVTNTSEKQIGKHRSVTEVINSSNLEHNARIVPEDILKKDIVCEENLASKKPSKLDDVKKTEELEIEVVQQEEKVDAVPVDNGEWTSGPQAVNLTQKSKVKNQVSTEFIEQVSSQDNTEMQECRIVAESASENLETKHDIHSLTRTEKDGENKINEDSTHDATKTLETSQTLNTSSDVIKVKDKNKLPEENEISILQEGRAKAMPTISQGRNKAKPSLSQEGRGKSKAIIAQEGRGKAKSSAFQEEGKEVRSLSTMSSSSEVPIPSTAKSKEKVPRILKQLFQDEGVQNMLKSMGEDSGIAPETSPNNDPGIHKLRPKRATEPMLSSSPELDAMEALLTSASKKKKRGSELDILYMDEGVLNLLTSLEPHSRRSHLDDAASDTSQASSSRSVKGSKSSKSYLEVNSESRKRKLSGGTSATSNTTIRSMQPPEIKRTRLESQDTSRDPYELESAEEFQGRPVSVENISSEVDVNLTKKKGRPSLPLSVRQKNKAIKIQLKLQRQKQMKSIGTDITSPKEDDNMNLAQLQEVLRKAKETFNKTHLPVTSVEKVSDKSVPPLKIKLASDSVTIKPVIRPSPVQHSSAILDVGKQTRLPPRQNANEIPIRPASRPTPIIPESREIARTSVEKPRAYPERRTPPPQFRRVDTMPNPSVASLSPLLKPYEGNGSQKNRQRIGGESVRQSQRASVRQSEGNYHYRDISLRKFNNFTQIILSPSTTKMKNALNSRVLRELCEALNILKRDESVRIVLLTATGSTFCQGVDLTALQHHNIETRKKNAENLVRGIKDFLKALVQFPKPIVAGVNGNAMGLGVTMLPLFDVVIANDKAEFYLPYAKLGQVPEGGATYTFPNLFGKLQSTKLFLGHKLTASKAQEIGLVSESIWPATYQQELIPKVALLATQSAQSMEATKALMNHHLVTKLELSLESECRLLLKQWLSLHFSHLCKRFLDTHHIHLQKPVNLPL encoded by the exons GCACCAAGCTGGCTGTCACCACACCCTCTGAGTCACCTGCGGGGGGTGAAGGTGACAACATAACGCTTGATGAGGAGAAAAAGATTGCACTCAGCCAGCTGCAAGAACTGGAAGAGGCTATCAAAGTACGAAAAGTGACCAAGGTTGATGGCCGGAAGGTACGTTGGATTGAATACCGTGCCCGTAAACAGGCTGCAGAAGCGAACCAAACGACGTTGAACAAGAAAAAATCACATAGGTCTAAGTCAAAGCCCAATGAAGAAGAAAACAGCGAAAATGATGCAAATGTtgtgaacaacaataacaataataataagagtgAAAACACCATGAAAGTGGATATGGCCACTACCCCCCTGAGTGTGGTCGGAACTAATAATGTACTGGAGACTATGAAGCAACAATTTCTGCATGGTACTGAAAACGGAGAGAAGGCACGCACAAATGGTACCACACAAAAGAGAAAATCTGGAAGAACTCGTAAGTCTGTCAACACTCCAGAAAGAGTCAATTCTAATAGTAACACCCCTCAGAAATTAAGTCCTACTGAAACCAAAGGGACAAATGTAAATAGTGTGACTGAAGCAACGACTAACACTTCCGGAAATAGCTCACTGACAGATATTGCACTTAGTATgccaaacacaccaacaacactatttATCACAGAACCAGCTCTTGTAGTGGCTCCGGAGAAGCCATTTTTTTGCATCAAGTCTCTGACAAAGGGATTACGCGAAGTCCGCAAGTCAGAGAACGGTGTAGATGGTGAGTGCACTACGAAATCAGATGATGGGAAAACTCCAGGTTCCCCTCCACTCCCTGCTTTATCTTTAGTATCTGCTTCAGCCCTGCCTGGAGAAGTAATAACAGATACAAAATCATCATCTGCTCTTATTAAAACTACTTCAAAATTGCTTTCACTCTCTGCAAGGTCAAGATCTGCAGATAATACATCAGCGAAGGGTAAGCATATAGGTGGTCAGAAAGGAGGTAATAAAAAAGCTGGTGCCAAAGCTGGTGGAAGATCAGAATCAGAACCAAGAAATGTAATGAATGGTCACACTGAAGTACTACAGAATGGTTCAGCTGAAAAAAGCTCCTCTCTAGATTCACAAATGAGTAAACCTGCTACTCCAAACAAAAACAAAATGAGTAAAGAAAAATCCCCCTCGAATGTTGCTGATCTAGACACTCGGTTGAAACGGCCAAGAGGCAGACCGCCTAGAAAAGTGTCAAAGATTAGCAAAGATAGCAGCAACCCATCAGGGAAGTCAAGTAAGAAAGTAAAAACTGTGGTTGTAGATGTTCATAACAGTATGAATGGTGAACCACAGACTGTGATCCCAGTTAGTCGGCCAGTTTTAAGAGGGAAGAGAGTTTCTCcgactaagaaaatttccaaaaaagCTGCAGCAGTCGTAGGAGACACTGGTGGTTCAAGCACTAAGCATTTGTCTCCTTCACTAAAATTGCCAAAAGCTCAGGAAGAATTGAAATGCAAAGGTGAAAAGGATCAAAAGGATATTCAGCAAATTCTTCCAGCACTTAGTTCTAAGAAAAGGAAATCTTTAATAAGTAAGAATGATAGTGAGCCTAATCTAGGAGACAAGGAAGAAAAGGAAAATACAAGTGCCTCAGTTTGTAATCAAACACCAGAGTCTTCGGATAAAACCCAGAGTACAAAGTTGGTAAAAGGCATTCGCAAGTCCTCACAAAAAGAAGTGCCCTCATTGCCTGAGCCAGGAACTCCCAATGCCATTTCATTAAGCCTTATTCCTGATAAGGAACCAAAATCTTCAAAACGTAGTCGAAAACTAGAAGCAGCGCAAGCCAAAAATAAGAAAACAAGTCGGAATTCAGTCAGAGCTGCAGTAGGTAAAAAGATGACATCAGCGGGAGGTAATAAGAAGACTAGAAGTTCTCAAGCACGGAAAAAGAATGCCATGAAAAATTATACGTTGTCACAGAAAAGCAAAAGTGTATCAAAGGTTATTTCTGTGGAGAAAGAAGTATCCCCTGAAAAGGTTAGTCCTTCACTAAAAGATACTACTGAAAATATCCCTTTGCAAGAAGAAAGTATTTTGCCCAAGAATAGTCCTAATGAAAAAGACAAAATTGTTTTTGCAAATGGTACTTCCCCAATATATGATTCTACAAAGGCAGCAATTTCTCAAGAGGAAATTATTGCAAACCAGATGAATTCTGCAGATACAGATCTTTTGCTGCAGGAAAGCAGTAACTTGCCAAAAGTTCAGCATGTAGAGAATACTTCTAGACTGGAGAACAATGCTCTATCAGAAACTCGCTCAACGGATGAAGCTACATCTCTCTTAGAGGATAATATTTTGCCAGAGGATAATTTTATGGAAAAAAGTACTTCTCTACAGAAGGGTGATGCTTCACTACTAGAAGATTCTGTTGAGAATGATAATGGTAGGCTGAACAATAGTAATAAGGAAGAAAATAAGTCTGTAGAGGATAATTGTGTAATGAACAATAATTTGGCAGGAGCAAAGTGCAGAGAGGAATTAATTTGTGTACAGGAGAAGAATATTTTACCAAAGGTAGATAATTCTTTGGCAGAAGATGAAATCACAGAGGTTACTGCTATCCAGGAGACCAATACTCTGCCAAAATCAGAAGCTAATTCTTTAGAGAAGGAGACTGAGCTACATGAAGAGAGTATTTTACCAGAAACTAAATCTGAAAACGAGGATAAGTCGCAAGACAACAATGTTTTACTAAAAGTTGAGTCAAAAGATAATGCTTCTTTTCAGACTAACAGCACAATCCCAAAGGCCGAGTCCACAAAGGAAGACTGTACATTGTTGAGAGGAAAATCTACAGATGAAACTGATCCAGCACCGGAAAATACCACTGTGTCAGAAACTAGTTACATAGAGAAACTTAAGTCTTTACAGAAGGTAAGTTCTACTAATAACAATGATCCTCTACAGAAGGGCAGTAATGCATTAAAAGAATACCAGACAGGTAAGAGCATTAAAAATGCTAAAGAGAGCCCGTTGCAAAAAGTTATTGTTACACTGAACCGAAATCACTTTCAGAGTGATAATAAAGCATACAAGAATCAGCCCCTGCCGAGATACCTTTCATCTAGCAAGGCTCATTCTGGTAAGAGAGAGAGTCAAAATGAGAAAATGCTGCTACTTCAGGAACAGTCTCCAGGCCAGGACAATAGTTTGTCTCGGATATGTGGACAAGTTCAAGATAATTCTCCCAAAGCTTCATCTCAGATACCAGGAATGGTTCAGAACTGTTCTGGAGACTCATCTCAGATACCTGGACAAGCTCAGACTTATATTTTTAAGGGCTTGCCTCAAATATCTGGACTAATTCAGAACTATACTCCTAAGGACTCATTTCAGATATCTGGACAAGCTCAGGCTTATACACCTAATGACTTGTCTCAGGTATCTGGGCGAGCTCAGAACTATACTCCTTCAGAGGAAGAACGATTAAGCCAGACAGATAGATCATTACATAAAAATAGCCCTATTCGAAGAGGTAATATGCCAGAGACAGATAGTTTTGTTCTTAAAGATAGACTTCCTGGTAAAAATGATTCAGATCAAGTCAAGTGTTCTGTGCCAAAAGGTGTTACATCCCCCAAAGATAATCCAAAGGATGGAGGGTCAGCTCAGAGGTACATGTCAGAAAAAGATAATCTTTCTCTTAAAGATAAACATCATGGAAAAAATTATTCAGATTATGTCAAGTGTTCAGTGCCAAAAGGTGTTGCATCCCCCAAAGATGATCCAAGTAATAAAGGTTCTGCTCAGAGGGATAATCATATGCCAAAAAATGCTGCTGCTCAAACCAATAATTTATGGGAGACATATAGTCAGGCACCCTTAAAAAGTTTCATTCAGAGAAGCATCCATGTACAAGAATTTTATATGAAAACACACAGCAGTTCACCAGTAACCAATACTAGTGAAAAACAAATAGGCAAACATAGATCAGTAACTGAGGTGATAAATTCTTCCAATTTAGAGCATAATGCAAGAATAGTACCAGAAGATATCTTAAAAAAAGATATTGTATGTGAGGAAAATCTAGCAAGCAAAAAACCCTCAAAACTAGATGATGTTAAGAAAACCGAAGAATTAGAGATAGAAGTTGTTCAGCAGGAAGAAAAAGTTGATGCGGTACCAGTAGACAATGGTGAATGGACTAGTGGACCGCAGGCAGTTAATCTGACACAAAAGAGTAAAGTTAAGAATCAAGTTTCAACAGAATTTATTGAACAAGTCAGTAGTCAAGATAATACTGAAATGCAGGAATGCAGAATTGTTGCAGAAAGTGCTAGTGAAAATCTTGAAACTAAACATGACATACACTCACTAACAAGAACTGAGAAAGATGGagaaaataagattaatgaagaTAGTACACATGATGCTACCAAAACTCTAGAAACTAGTCAAACATTAAACACTTCCTCAGATGTTATCAAGGTAAAAGATAAAAATAAGTTACCAGAAGAAAATGAGATTTCCATATTGCAAGAAGGGAGAGCAAAAGCCATGCCTACTATATCACAAGGGAGGAATAAAGCAAAGCCTAGTTTATCACAAGAAGGGAGGGGTAAGTCAAAGGCTATTATAGCACAAGAAGGTAGGGGTAAAGCAAAGTCTAGTGCATTTCAAGAAGAGGGAAAAGAAGTAAGGTCATTGTCCACAATGTCGTCGTCATCAGAAGTTCCAATTCCCTCAACTGCAAAATCTAAGGAAAAAGTTCCTAGGATTTTGAAGCAGCTTTTTCAAGATGAAGGCGTTCAAAACATGCTCAAAAGTATGGGTGAAGACTCTGGTATTGCTCCCGAAACTTCACCAAACAATGACCCTGGCATTCATAAACTACGTCCTAAGAGAGCAACTGAACCAATGCTATCATCTTCCCCTGAATTAGATGCAATGGAAGCTCTTCTTACCTCTGCATCTAAGAAGAAGAAAAGAGGCAGTGAGCTGGACATATTGTACATGGATGAAGGTGTACTCAATCTCTTGACCAGCTTGGAGCCCCATTCTAGAAGAAGTCATTTAGATGATGCAGCTAGTGATACATCTCAAGCCAGCAGCTCTAGGAGTGTAAAAGGCAGTAAATCGAGTAAATCTTATCTCGAAGTTAATTCCGAAAGCAGGAAAAGGAAGttaagtggtggtactagtgcaaCTAGCAATACTACCATCAGATCTATGCAACCTCCAGAAATTAAAAGGACACGCTTGGAGAGCCAGGACACAAGCAGGGATCCTTATGAATTAGAATCTGCCGAGGAATTCCAGGGACGACCTGTTAGTGTAGAAAATATTTCTTCTGAAGTGGATGTAAATCTTACAAAAAAGAAAGGCAGACCATCACTTCCATTGTCTGTAAGACAAAAAAATAAAGCAATAAAAATACAATTAAAATTACAGAGACAGAAACAAATGAAGAGCATAGGTACAGATATTACTTCACCCAAGGAAGATGATAACATGAATTTGGCACAGCTTCAGGAAGTTTTGAGGAAAGCAAAAGAAACATTTAATAAAACACATTTGCCAGTTACTTCTGTAGAAAAAGTGTCAGACAAATCTGTACCTCCTTTGAAAATAAAGCTGGCATCTGACAGTGTGACCATTAAACCTGTGATAAGACCGAGTCCGGTTCAGCATTCATCTGCAATTCTAGATGTAGGAAAACAGACAAGATTACCTCCCAGACAAAATGCCAATGAAATTCCCATTAGACCTGCATCCAGACCCACACCAATAATTCCGGAGTCAAGAGAGATTGCAAGAACTTCCGTGGAGAAACCCAGAGCCTATCCAGAAAGACGAACACCTCCACCACAGTTTAGAAGAGTGGACACCATgcccaaccctagtgttgcaa gCCTTTCACCGTTGCTCAAACCTTATGAAGGTAATGGAAGTCAAAAGAACAGGCAACGAATTGGAGGAGAATCTGTTCGGCAGTCACAAAGGGCCAGTGTCAGACAGAGCGAAGGCAATTATCACTATCGAGACATTTCCCTCaggaaatttaataattttacgCAGATCATTCTATCTCCATCGACGACCAAAATGAAGAATGCTTTAAACTCACGG GTTTTACGAGAACTGTGTGAAGCACTTAACATTCTGAAACGTGACGAGTCTGTTCGGATAGTTTTACTCACTGCTACTGGCTCTACTTTCTGCCAGGGTGTTGATCTCACCGCACTTCAACACCACAACATTGAAACCCGCAAGAAGAATGCTGAAAATCTCGTACGGGGCATAAA AGATTTCCTAAAGGCATTGGTTCAGTTCCCTAAGCCCATTGTTGCTGGTGTCAACGGGAATGCAATGGGCCTGGGTGTTACCATGTTGCCCCTCTTTGATGTGGTCATTGCAAATGACAAGGCAGAATTTTACCTTCCATATGCTAAACTGGGCCAGGTGCCAGAAGGTGGAGCCACATACACTTTCCCCAACTTATTTGGTAAATTGCAG